A single region of the Theileria annulata chromosome 4, complete sequence, *** SEQUENCING IN PROGRESS *** genome encodes:
- a CDS encoding proteasome subunit (alpha type 6 homologue), putative (Tap349h10.p1c.cand.138 - score = 30.88;~SMART pfam:proteasome (PF00227) at aa 32-224, E()=7.50e-06): MSRASHSGYDRHITIFSPEGKLFQLEYALKAVKNCNLTGLAIKDDSAIAVVAQKKLPAQQGNQDVLLDTSSVTSLYHITDEIFALLVGLPGDCLSILYKARQVALDYSYKYGINIPASVLCQKISDLNQVYTQHAYMRLHACTGLILSIEPDVGPKIYKFDSSGWFAGYKACGIGAKEQESENALEKTLKRREAMSLQDAMKSNLHVNTEVHQLSQGQETKVTIEALRCMIDIDAFTKGLGASSIEVAVASKDNPFFRQLSEEEIETYLTHITESD; encoded by the exons atgTCTAGAGCTTCTCATAGCGGTTATGATAGGCATATTACTATTTTTTCACCTGAGGGAAAGTTATTTCAACTTG aatatGCCCTCAAGGCTGTCAAGAACTGTAACCTAACTGGCTTGGCCATCAAGGACGATTCTGCAATTGCAGTTGTTGCCCAGAAAAAACTTCCTGCTCAACAAGGGAACCAg GATGTTTTGCTGGACACCTCCTCTGTGACAAGCCTCTACCATATCACTGATGAGATATTTGCTTTACTCGTTGGCTTACCAG GGGACTGCCTGAGTATACTATACAAGGCAAGGCAGGTGGCCTTGGACTATTCCTATAAGTATGGAATTAATATTCCAGCCAGCGTCCTGTGCCAGAAGATCTCCGACCTTAACCAAGTTTATACACAACACGCCTATATGAGACTACACGCCTGCA CTGGCcttattttatcaattgaGCCGGATGTTGGCCCCAAGATATACAAGTTTGATTCCTCAGGATGGTTCGCAGGATACAAG GCTTGCGGAATAGGAGCTAAGGAGCAGGAGTCTGAAAACGCACTTGAGAAGACTTTGAAAAGGAGGGAAGCAATGAGTCTCCAAGACGCAATGAAATCTAACCTCCACGTTAACACTGAGGTCCACCAGCTTTCTCAAGGACAGGAAACAAAAGTAACAATCGAAGCACTCAGGTGTATGATTGACATTGATGCCTTCACCAAGGGCCTCGGCGCTTCTAGTATTGAAGTCGCAGTTGCATCGAAGGATAACCCCTTCTTCAGACAACTTAGTGAGGAGGAAATTGAGACCTATCTCACCCACATTACTGAAAGTGATTAA
- a CDS encoding tyrosyl-tRNA synthetase, putative (Tap349h10.p1c.C.cand.91 - score = 71.18;~SMART pfam:tRNA-synt_1b (PF00579) at aa 89-382, E()=8.90e-49) has protein sequence MSERFISPFHGGIAVNYSGNVVNVKNPNLEFHHDSCSIKCGLREELDRYFRGSRSQMDLTAEEKVKICLSLSEECIKPDELLSLLQKKDYTPLAYDGFEPSGRMHIAQGLCKVDTVNIMSKIGIKSVIWIADWHAMLNNKFGGDLKKIRIVGEYFIHIWKAAGMNPDSVKFLWASDEVDKNPDLYWRLSMDISRSFNITRMKRCSQALGRTEGDDQPSAQLLYPAIQCADIFFIGADICQLGMDQRKINVLAREYSELRKIPRSPVVLSHRMLPGLVEGQEKMSKSNPNSAIFMDDSAEEVSSKIKKAFCPPGVVDGNPVIAYFCFIVFKRFNSVTIERKEKDGGDVTFNSPEELKDAFLKGSLHPADVKNALVKYLNLMMQPIRDYFEVILTFILISLAQS, from the exons atgtCTGAAAGGTTCATCTCGCCATTCCATGGCGGCATCGCAGTCAACTACTCAGGAAATGTAGTAAACGTAAAGAATCCAAACCTGGAATTTCATCACGACTCATGCTCAATAAAATGCGGACTGAGAGAGGAACTGGACCGTTATTTTCGAGGTTCAAGGTCTCAAATGGATTTAACGGCTGAGGAAAAGGTGAAAATATGCCTTAGCCTATCGGAAGAGTGTATTAAACCAGATGAACTATTGAGTTTGCTTCAGAAAAAAGATTACACTCCACTAGCATATGACGGTTTTGAGCCTTCAGGAAGAATGCATATAGCACAGGGACTGTGTAAAGTCGACACAGTAAACATAATGAGTAAAATAGGAATCAAGAGCGTTATTTGGATTGCAGACTGGCACGCAATGCTAAATAATAAGTTTGGAGGTGACTTGAAAAAG ATCAGAATTGTCGGCGAATACTTTATCCATATATGGAAGGCAGCAGGAATGAATCCCGACTCAGtaaa ATTCCTTTGGGCTAGTGATGAGGTGGATAAGAACCCAGACCTTTATTGGCGTCTTTCAATGGACATTAGCAGAAGCTTTAATATAACAAG GATGAAAAGGTGTAGTCAGGCCTTGGGTAGAACTGAAGGTGATGACCAACCGTCTGCACAACTACTTTACCCAGCAATTCAATGCGCAgatatatttttcatagGGGCTGATATATGCCAGCTAGGCATGGACCAGAGGAAGATCAATGTTCTTGCAAG GGAATACTCTGAACTTAGAAAAATCCCTAGAAGCCCAGTGGTTTTGTCCCACAGGATGCTACCAGGCCTTGTGGAGGGCCAAGAGAAAATGTCCAAAAGTAATCCAAATTCCGCAATTTTCATGGATGACTCTGCAGAG GAGGTTTCCTCTAAGATAAAAAAGGCCTTTTGCCCACCTGGAGTTGTTGATGGAAACCCGGTCATTGCCTACTTCTGTTTCATAGTTTTCAAACGGTTCAACTCGGTCACAATTGAGAGGAAAGAAAAGGACGGAG GTGACGTAACGTTTAACTCTCCCGAAGAGCTAAAGGACGCTTTTCTCAAGGGTTCATTGCACCCAGCAGACGTTAAAAACGCACTTGTAAAGTACCTTAACCTGATGATGCAACCCATACGGGACTACTTTGAGGTAATTTTGACcttcattttaatttctttagCACAATCATGA
- a CDS encoding uncharacterized protein (Tap349h10.p1c.C.cand.91 - score = 71.18;~SMART VWA (SM00237) at aa 4-171, E()=4.11e-01; pfam:KNOX2 (PF03791) at aa 206-255, E()=5.30e-02) produces the protein MTIEAALICIDNSEYSRNGDFVPTRLGAQIDAIGLIASAKLSEQFENSVGIVCLARKGSQLLTAPSNDLGTFLTDLQTVVPHSQSDFIRGIQTAQLALKHRLNKSQQQRIICFVASPIVEPVKHFVKLGKLLKKNNVILDIIDISNNSETEEKLKTLHSAVNNNDTSHYLCCKPCSGTLLSDMIFNSAVLYGQSGGVGGGSQISQNLTDFGVDPEMDPQLYMALRLSLEQEEERLRKEATKMQNKTESTLTDIENELKGMEGLQVVPLDKCVEILSTSEGNPELLESLVYSFPDVDSEEPRIQVKFDFNENIVGIGCKVEGTTTKVTVIPNK, from the exons ATGACGATAGAAGCAGCTTTGATCTGTATAGATAATTCCGAATATTCCAGAAATGGAGATTTCGTACCTACCAGGCTAGGTGCACAAATTGACGCCATAGGATTGATAGCAAGCGCTAAACTATCTGAACAATTTGAAAATTCAGTTGGAATTGTATGCCTTGCACGTAAAGGATCTCAACTACTAACGGCTCCATCAAATGATTTGGGAACCTTCCTAACTGATTTACAAACAGTGGTTCCACACTCTCAATCTGATTTCATAAGGGGTATACAGACAGCCCAGTTGGCCTTAAAGCATAGGCTGAATAAGTCACAACAGCAACGTATAATATGCTTTGTAGCAAGCCCTATA GTTGAGCCCGTAAAACATTTCGTTAAACTTGGGAAACTTTTAAAGAAAAACAACGTTATTCTag ATATAATTGACATCTCAAACAACTCTGAAACTGAAGAGAAGCTAAAGACTCTTCACTCAGCCGTAAATAACAATGACACTAGTCACTATCTTTGCTGCAAGCCATGCTCAGGCACTCTATTAAGTGATATGATTTTCAACTCGGCAGTGTTATATGGGCAATCCGGCGGCGTTGGAGGTGGATCCCAAATATCACAGAATCTCACAGATTTCG gaGTTGACCCTGAGATGGACCCTCAGTTGTACATGGCCTTGAGATTATCGCTAGAGCAGGAGGAAGAAAGACTGAGGAAGGAAGCTACTAAAATGCAGAATAAAACAGAATCAACATTAACTGATAtagaaaatgaattaaaagGAATGGAAGGACTCCAAGTTGTTCCCCTGGATAAGTGTGTAGAAATACTTTCCACCAGTGAAGGGAACCCTGAACTCCTAGAGTCACTCGTGTATTCATTCCCAGATGTAGATAGCGAGGAACCTAGAATACAGGTAAAATTcgattttaatgaaaacaTTGTAGGAATTGGTTGCAAAGTTGAAGGAACTACAACAAAAGTTACAGTGATTCcaaataaataa
- a CDS encoding exoribonuclease (XRN family member), putative (SMART pfam:XRN_N (PF03159) at aa 1-269, E()=3.70e-116): protein MGVPTFYRWLCNRYPRVPKDVIDNYNERNLDLSDEDAIGLELLKDNPNGEFDNLYLDMNGIIHPCCHPENMEQPQTEELMFNCILDYLDRIFFMVRPRKLIYLAIGNVNHDIIIFIDGVAPRAKINQQRSRRFKSAALADLEDETYDTLIKDYEKRYGKTNLIVRKSKWDSNVITPGTEFMYKLSEKLIEYIEDRIEKYDAWKIIVVIFSDSNVPGEGEHKIMKFIRNQRHCPDYDPNTRHVLHGMDADLIMLGLATHEPNFFILREIVTFFSNPTTNNSEKAIANTIDTVSKTQNTTQSSGDVEKYMKMMRENWKPLQFLQLPVLREYLSHQLRFPLGFENGEMVDFERCIDDLVLMIFFCGNDFLPNLPSISITGGSIDQMLLLYQKILPTLEDYLSDEGRLNFHTITQFFELLSKIEDETFKNIHEFKIKSQNRRQNDDSNSKVTNDSGGNSEANSSDKGGEERIEDKFMKELKEKMNSSNVKDDVKLPVDVTLNDPKLWKEAYYREKFNLGDKTPEEIEKFVQKLSFDYIKGICWVLQYYYQGCPSWSWYYRYHYSPFCSDLNFSGIQSPEDYSCESVKDDESNLKRRHNTLETGVKMIKFDLDVPLTPFQQLMGVMPIRSSHCIPEKLRTLMTDVDSPLREFYPTKFREDPNGKRYKYQWVALLPFIDEKKLLKHVKPIEDELSEEEKVRNRTSNNLIKIPKSRRQKFLNNVNTIVGKDTDRPNSVFEQFVCETSKKHRSVLLPGAKIPPRVLTVQDLMEEQRNRGFNCEVAKRMILNMLSSRKDPYSKDPHGQVLSDTQRDFHQYTNKYTPNHYSPTQYPQYNHGQYPPNDYNQYNQPYKYHHNNPNQYNTHNQPSQYHQYNANYANNTYDPYNPRYANEQPEYSRPNYHQDRQYHHGRSNQDRPYYRDRDNQDRSRFNGGYKRSYNEKYY from the exons atggGAGTCCCAACGTTTTACCGTTGGCTCTGTAACAGATACCCACGTGTGCCCAAGGACGTAATAGATAACTATAATGAAAGGAATCTGGACCTTTCAGACGAAGACGCAATAGGACTGGAATTACTCAAAGATAACCCAAATGGagaatttgataatttgtACCTGGACATGAACGGAATAATCCACCCGTGCTGTCACCCAGAGAACATG GAACAACCTCAGACTGAAGAGTTGATGTTCAACTGCATATTGGACTACCTGGACCGAATATTCTTCATGGTCAGGCCTAGGAAACTAATATATCTGGCCATAGGTAATGTAAACCatgatataataatatttatagatGGAGTGGCACCAAGAGCAAAGATAAACCAACAGAGAAGTAGACGCTTTAAATCAGCAGCGTTGGCTGATTTAGAGGACGAAACTTACGATACTTTAATTAAGGATTACGAAAAAAGGTACGGAAAGACCAATTTAATAGTAAGGAAAAGCAAGTGGGACAGTAACGTGATAACGCCAGGAACGGAGTTCATGTATAAGTTGTCTGAGAAGTTAATCGAGTACATTGAGGATAGGATTGAAAAGTATGACGCTTGGAAGATAATAGTGGTTATATTCTCAGATAGTAACGTACCAGGAGAAGGAGAACACAAAATCATGAAGTTCATTAGAAACCAAAGACACTGCCCTGATTATGACCCAAACACTAGGCATGTACTTCACGGAATGGATGCGGACCTTATAATGCTAGGGCTTGCTACACATGAACCTAACTTCTTTATACTAAGAGAAATTGTTACATTCTTTAGTAATCCCACCACAAATAACTCGGAAAAGGCTATTGCCAACACAATTGATACTGTTTCAAAGACTCAAAACACTACCCAAAGTAGTGGAGACGTGGAAAAATACATGAAGATGATGAGAGAAAACTGGAAACCATTACAATTTTTGCAGTTGCCAGTGTTGAGAGAGTATCTTTCGCACCAGCTAAGGTTCCCACTGGGATTTGAGAATGGAGAAATGGTCGACTTTGAACGTTGCATAGACGATTTGGTCCTGATGATTTTCTTTTGCGGGAATGATTTCTTGCCGAACCTGCCCTCAATTTCAATTACAGGAGGTTCAATAGACCAGATGCTGCTGCTGTACCAAAAAATCCTGCCAACACTGGAGGACTATTTGTCAGATGAGGGAAGGTTAAACTTTCATACGATAACCCAATTCTTTGAGCTGCTTTCTAAAATCGAAGATGAAACATTTAAAAACATCCAcgaatttaaaattaaatcacaAAATCGCAGACAAAATGATGATTCGAACAGCAAGGTAACAAATGATAGTGGTGGAAACAGCGAAGCAAACAGTTCAGATAAGGGTGGGGAGGAACGAATAGAGGATAAGTTTATGAAGGAGTTAAAGGAGAAGATGAATTCGTCTAACGTTAAGGATGACGTAAAACTCCCAGTGGATGTGACTTTGAATGACCCAAAGCTTTGGAAAGAGGCATATTATAGAGAAAAGTTTAATTTGGGTGATAAAACCCCAGAGGAAATTGAGAAGTTTGTACAAAAACTGTCTTTCGATTACATTAAGGGGATTTGTTGGGTGTTACAGTACTATTACCAGGGTTGTCCATCATGGTCATGGTACTATAGATATCACTATTCGCCCTTTTGCTCGGATTTAAATTTCTCTGGAATACAATCACCTGAAGATTATAGTTGTGAATCTGTTAAAGATGACgaatcaaatttaaagaGAAGACACAACACTTTGGAGACGGGtgtaaaaatgataaagtTCGATTTAGATGTACCACTAACACCATTCCAGCAATTAATGGGTGTTATGCCAATTAGGAGTAGCCACTGCATACCAGAGAAACTTAGGACTCTAATGACAGACGTTGATTCACCCTTGAGGGAATTCTATCCAACCAAGTTTAGAGAAGACCCGAACGGTAAGAGGTACAAGTACCAATGGGTGGCTCTTCTTCCATTTATAGATGAAAAAAAACTTCTTAAGCATGTTAAACCAATTGAAGATGAGCTGTCAGAGGAAGAAAAGGTTAGGAACAGGACGTCAAATAATCTAATTAAAATACCTAAATCTAGAAGACaaaaatttctaaataatGTTAACACGATTGTTGGAAAGGATACGGATAGGCCTAATAGTGTATTTGAGCAGTTTGTATGTGAGACTAGTAAGAAACATAGGAGTGTTCTATTACCTGGAGCTAAGATACCGCCAAGAGTTCTTACAGTTCAAGACTTAATGGAGGAGCAAAGGAACAGAGGATTCAACTGTGAAGTAGCAAAGAGAATGATACTCAATATGTTATCATCAAGAAAGGATCCTTATAGCAAAGATCCGCACGGCCAAGTACTTTCTGATACTCAGAGGGATTTTCATCAGTATACCAACAAATATACACCAAATCATTATTCTCCAACACAGTATCCACAATATAATCATGGACAATACCCTCCAAATGACTACAACCAATACAATCAACCATACAAATACCATCATAATAATCCTAATCAATATAACACACATAATCAACCTAGTCAGTATCATCAATACAATGCTAATTATGCCAATAACACTTATGACCCTTATAACCCTAGATATGCAAATGAACAACCTGAATATTCAAGACCAAACTATCACCAAGATAGACAATACCACCATGGAAGATCAAATCAAGATAGACCATATTATCGAGATAGAGATAATCAGGATAGAAGCAGGTTTAACGGTGGATATAAAAGATCCTACAACgagaaatattattaa